From a region of the Pontibacillus yanchengensis genome:
- a CDS encoding iron-containing alcohol dehydrogenase: MTISTFKIANKLITGNGATEKLTEELHRLQVSNPLIVTDDILQKVGVVDQITPFLKGLSYEVFTGVKPDPELKIVEECVDVFTKGNHDSLIAIGGGSAIDIAKSVSALSSHHGSLGDLIGTDLVPQKGSPIITLPTTAGTGSEVTNISILSDKEAQLKKGIVSDYLLPDVAIVAPEMTLTMPPSVTAASGVDALVHAIEAYISVHASPITDALAIQAIQMISKNLPKAYANPDHIEARENMATASLMAGMAFGNAGVGAVHALAYPLGGRYNIAHGVSNALLLPYVMEWNKIACVERFRDIGDAFGEQVSHLSDSDAANHAVTAMERLCKEVNIPAGLRSFDIPEHDIKAMAEDASKIQRLLTNNPRKLGKEEIEQIYQSAY; the protein is encoded by the coding sequence ATGACTATCAGTACATTTAAAATTGCCAACAAACTCATTACGGGTAATGGCGCAACGGAAAAACTCACAGAAGAATTGCATCGGCTTCAGGTCTCCAATCCGTTAATTGTAACGGATGACATCTTACAGAAGGTTGGAGTTGTCGATCAAATAACCCCATTTTTGAAAGGGCTTTCCTACGAGGTGTTCACAGGTGTAAAACCCGATCCGGAGCTCAAGATTGTGGAAGAATGTGTAGACGTGTTTACGAAAGGAAATCATGATAGCTTAATCGCCATTGGTGGCGGGAGTGCGATTGATATCGCCAAGAGCGTCTCGGCCCTCTCCTCTCATCATGGTTCCTTAGGTGATCTTATTGGAACAGACCTTGTGCCTCAAAAAGGTAGTCCCATCATTACGCTTCCTACCACAGCCGGGACAGGATCGGAAGTAACGAACATCTCCATTCTGTCGGATAAGGAAGCGCAACTCAAAAAAGGCATCGTCAGTGATTACCTACTACCGGATGTCGCTATTGTCGCACCGGAAATGACATTAACCATGCCTCCTTCGGTAACTGCTGCTAGCGGCGTGGATGCGCTTGTGCATGCTATTGAAGCCTATATCTCTGTGCATGCCTCCCCTATTACAGATGCCTTAGCAATCCAGGCCATCCAGATGATTTCCAAAAATCTACCGAAAGCCTATGCGAATCCCGACCATATCGAAGCTCGTGAAAACATGGCTACCGCAAGCCTCATGGCGGGGATGGCTTTTGGAAATGCAGGAGTAGGAGCAGTACATGCTCTAGCCTATCCACTAGGCGGGCGCTACAATATCGCCCATGGTGTAAGCAACGCACTCCTTCTTCCTTATGTAATGGAATGGAATAAAATCGCTTGCGTAGAACGCTTCCGGGACATTGGAGATGCTTTCGGAGAACAAGTATCTCACCTATCCGATTCAGACGCTGCAAACCACGCGGTAACAGCTATGGAACGACTATGCAAAGAAGTCAATATCCCTGCTGGATTACGATCTTTTGATATACCGGAACATGACATAAAAGCAATGGCGGAAGATGCTAGTAAAATACAACGATTGCTAACCAACAATCCTCGTAAATTAGGAAAGGAAGAAATAGAGCAAATCTATCAATCTGCATACTAA